A window of Synechococcus sp. UW179A contains these coding sequences:
- a CDS encoding histidine phosphatase family protein, with protein sequence MRDSSSVDLLLLRHGIAAERVSGRDHPDRALTDRGVRRTLEVVRQLRMLDVKAEALFSSPYRRARQTAELAIQAGLAQSVCLDSALQPGGDPWPLVFRLSGCCLLVGHEPDLSTLAATLIGAPLGSLRLRKAGCCHLSWPAHLSDPRGQAELQALLRPRLLLPRSV encoded by the coding sequence GTGCGCGACTCCAGCTCGGTTGATCTTCTTCTCCTGCGCCATGGCATTGCCGCAGAACGTGTGTCGGGCCGTGATCATCCCGATCGCGCTCTGACTGATCGCGGCGTGCGGCGAACTTTGGAAGTGGTCCGTCAATTGCGGATGCTGGATGTGAAAGCAGAGGCGCTGTTTAGCAGTCCCTACCGTCGAGCCAGGCAGACCGCTGAGCTGGCGATCCAGGCTGGGCTGGCGCAGTCGGTCTGTCTGGATTCAGCCTTGCAGCCAGGCGGTGACCCGTGGCCTTTGGTCTTCCGCTTGTCCGGCTGTTGCTTGTTGGTCGGCCATGAGCCGGATCTGAGCACTCTTGCGGCGACCCTGATCGGAGCACCCTTAGGAAGCCTGCGCCTGCGTAAGGCAGGGTGCTGCCATCTCAGCTGGCCGGCTCACCTAAGCGATCCTCGCGGGCAGGCTGAACTGCAGGCATTGCTCAGGCCTCGTCTTTTGCTTCCTCGCTCCGTTTAA
- a CDS encoding NADH-quinone oxidoreductase subunit J — translation MTIAASTQLICFLVLSSVVVLGALGVVLLSNIVYSAFLLGGVFLAVAGLYLLLNASFVAAAQVLVYVGAVNVLILFAIMLVNKKEDLAPIPGLTLRRLLSGGVCAGLFALLTRVVLTTPWAEGPEPIGEDATVRIGEHLFTDYLLPFELASVLLLMAMIGAIVLARRDVQAVDPGTGEIADQGLIEKARTPLLVDQPPS, via the coding sequence ATGACGATCGCAGCATCAACGCAGCTGATCTGCTTTCTGGTGCTCAGCTCTGTGGTTGTGCTGGGAGCCCTCGGAGTGGTTTTGCTCAGCAATATTGTCTATTCCGCCTTCCTGCTTGGTGGCGTGTTCCTAGCGGTGGCTGGTTTGTATTTGCTGCTCAATGCCAGTTTCGTGGCTGCAGCCCAGGTGCTGGTTTACGTCGGTGCTGTGAACGTGCTGATCCTGTTCGCGATCATGCTCGTCAACAAAAAGGAAGACCTTGCTCCGATTCCAGGGTTGACCTTGCGCCGCCTGCTTTCAGGTGGGGTCTGCGCCGGCCTTTTCGCCTTGTTAACAAGAGTTGTTCTCACGACCCCGTGGGCTGAAGGGCCTGAGCCGATCGGAGAAGACGCCACGGTTCGAATCGGTGAGCATCTCTTTACCGATTATTTGCTTCCTTTTGAGTTGGCCTCAGTCCTGCTGCTTATGGCGATGATCGGAGCCATTGTTCTGGCTCGACGAGATGTTCAGGCCGTTGATCCAGGAACTGGCGAAATTGCCGATCAAGGCCTGATTGAAAAGGCCCGGACTCCTCTCCTGGTTGATCAACCACCTTCCTAA
- the nuoH gene encoding NADH-quinone oxidoreductase subunit NuoH produces MVTFLATSAPALVSPGLDLERSFSQALEGFGLSEQAARLIWLPLPMLLVLVAAVVGVLVTVWLERKISAAVQQRIGPEYAGALGVLQPLADGLKLLVKEDIIPARADSLLFTLGPILVVVPVILSWLIVPFGQNLLISNVGVGIFLWISLSSVQPIGLLMSGYASNNKYSLIGGLRAAAQSISYEIPLALAVLAVVMMSNSLSTVDIVDQQTGAGILSWNIWRQPVGFLIFWICALAECERLPFDLPEAEEELVAGYQTEYAGMKFALFYLGSYINLVLSALLVSVLYLGGWGFPLPVEWLAGWLGQSVDAPLVQVITGTTGIVMTVMKAYLLVFIAILLRWSTPRVRIDQLLDLGWKFLLPLALVNLLVTAALKLAFPVAFGG; encoded by the coding sequence ATGGTGACTTTCCTCGCCACCAGCGCACCGGCTCTGGTCAGTCCAGGCCTTGATCTTGAACGAAGTTTCAGTCAGGCTCTTGAAGGCTTCGGTCTGTCAGAGCAGGCCGCTCGACTGATCTGGCTTCCACTACCCATGCTTTTGGTGCTGGTAGCGGCAGTGGTTGGGGTTCTGGTCACCGTTTGGCTTGAGCGCAAGATCTCGGCAGCAGTTCAGCAGCGCATTGGACCTGAGTATGCGGGCGCGCTCGGCGTTCTTCAGCCTCTGGCTGATGGCCTTAAGTTGCTGGTGAAGGAAGACATCATTCCCGCTAGGGCGGACAGTTTGTTGTTCACTCTCGGCCCGATTCTGGTTGTCGTTCCGGTGATTCTGTCCTGGTTAATCGTCCCCTTCGGCCAAAACCTGCTGATCAGCAATGTAGGAGTGGGCATTTTTCTTTGGATCTCCCTCAGCAGCGTTCAGCCGATCGGTCTGCTGATGAGTGGATACGCCTCCAACAACAAATATTCTCTGATTGGCGGTCTCAGGGCAGCTGCACAGTCCATCAGCTACGAGATTCCTCTCGCTCTCGCCGTTCTTGCGGTGGTGATGATGAGCAATTCTCTCAGCACTGTCGACATTGTCGATCAGCAAACCGGAGCTGGCATCCTTAGCTGGAATATTTGGCGTCAACCTGTTGGCTTTCTGATTTTCTGGATCTGCGCCCTGGCGGAATGTGAACGACTTCCTTTCGACCTCCCCGAAGCGGAAGAGGAGTTGGTTGCCGGCTACCAGACCGAATACGCCGGAATGAAGTTCGCTCTCTTTTACCTCGGTAGCTACATCAATCTTGTGCTGTCAGCTCTGCTGGTTTCAGTGCTTTATCTCGGGGGCTGGGGCTTCCCCTTGCCGGTGGAATGGCTGGCCGGTTGGTTGGGTCAGTCCGTCGACGCACCTTTGGTTCAGGTGATCACGGGCACAACAGGCATCGTGATGACCGTTATGAAGGCCTATCTGCTTGTTTTCATCGCAATCCTTTTGCGATGGTCCACGCCGAGGGTGCGGATCGACCAGCTGCTGGATCTCGGCTGGAAGTTCCTGTTGCCATTGGCTCTGGTCAACCTGCTTGTGACCGCAGCCCTGAAACTTGCCTTCCCGGTAGCCTTCGGGGGTTAG
- a CDS encoding citrate synthase produces MSQNDGAEIRHERTGLVFRPGLEGVPATQSSICDIDGHAGCLSYRGYPVNELATHCSFLETTYLLIWGELPTPQQLRDFEDEVQMHRRVSFRVRDMMKCFPSDGHPMDALQSSAASLGLFYSRRAIDDPQYIYDAVVRLIAKIPTMVAAFQLIRKGQDPIQPRDDLAYSANFLYMLMEREPDPMASRIFDQCLILHAEHSLNASTFSARVTASTLTDPYAVVASAVGTLAGPLHGGANEDVLAMLEEIGTPDLAAGYLDDATASKRKIMGFGHREYRVKDPRAVILQALAEEMFKRFGHDEMYDVARALEAAAETRLGPKGIYPNVDFYSGLVYRKLGIPRDLFTPVFAIARVAGWLAHWREQLGANRIFRPSQIYTGSDLRQWTPLEARVPTITT; encoded by the coding sequence GTGAGTCAAAACGATGGTGCCGAAATCCGTCATGAGCGAACCGGTTTGGTCTTCCGCCCCGGACTTGAGGGGGTGCCTGCCACCCAGTCGTCGATCTGTGACATCGATGGTCATGCGGGGTGCTTGTCCTATCGCGGCTATCCCGTCAACGAGCTGGCCACCCACTGCAGCTTTCTAGAAACTACTTATTTACTGATCTGGGGGGAATTGCCGACTCCTCAGCAGTTGCGAGACTTTGAGGACGAAGTGCAGATGCACCGACGCGTGAGTTTCCGCGTCAGGGACATGATGAAGTGCTTCCCATCCGATGGGCATCCGATGGATGCACTGCAGTCCAGTGCTGCGTCTCTCGGTTTGTTTTATTCCCGTCGTGCCATCGACGACCCTCAGTACATCTATGACGCGGTCGTGCGGTTGATCGCCAAGATCCCAACAATGGTCGCCGCCTTTCAGCTGATCCGCAAAGGCCAGGACCCCATCCAGCCCAGGGATGATCTGGCCTATTCCGCCAACTTTCTGTACATGCTCATGGAGCGTGAGCCGGATCCCATGGCCTCAAGGATCTTTGATCAGTGCCTGATCCTGCATGCGGAACACAGTCTCAACGCCAGTACCTTCAGTGCGCGTGTCACCGCCAGCACACTCACCGATCCTTATGCGGTTGTCGCCTCCGCTGTGGGCACTCTTGCTGGCCCTCTTCATGGCGGAGCCAACGAAGACGTCCTGGCGATGCTTGAGGAGATCGGTACGCCAGATCTAGCCGCTGGCTATCTCGATGACGCTACGGCCAGCAAGCGCAAGATCATGGGATTCGGTCACCGTGAATACCGCGTCAAGGATCCTCGTGCTGTGATTCTTCAGGCTCTTGCGGAAGAGATGTTCAAGCGATTCGGTCACGATGAGATGTACGACGTGGCCAGAGCTCTGGAGGCAGCGGCGGAAACCCGTCTCGGCCCTAAAGGGATTTATCCCAATGTGGATTTCTATTCCGGACTTGTGTACCGCAAGTTGGGTATTCCCAGAGATCTGTTCACTCCGGTCTTTGCCATTGCAAGAGTTGCTGGCTGGCTTGCTCACTGGCGAGAACAGCTTGGCGCTAATCGGATCTTCCGACCATCTCAGATCTACACAGGCAGTGATCTGCGCCAATGGACCCCACTTGAGGCCCGTGTTCCAACCATTACCACTTAA
- the hrcA gene encoding heat-inducible transcriptional repressor HrcA, producing MKPLPRRQQEVLQATVHHYVDTIEPVGSRALVQRFGIKASSATVRSAMGALEQRGLLTQPHTSAGRVPSPQGYRHYVDCLLPEPGAGAHHLERELTQLSLRWAALDDLLLQLARRLTDFTGLMSLISPPQRSQSQLRTIRLVRSEDRLLVMLVSDSSQAHHLNLRLPHGSASQVEALERWTSDQLLQAGKLNWSFLPQQLQPCGKALKDALENGNPFHRPIEQAPLVHGVSRLVAEPEFSDSARVRPLLDLMDSDPAAFVPAPAWSDGRVWIGQEHPQTALSRCSVIHASYRSGDGGVGQVALIGPMRMAYATARAAVNSVAVTLERLLS from the coding sequence GTGAAGCCGCTGCCCCGACGACAGCAGGAGGTTCTTCAAGCCACGGTCCACCATTACGTCGACACCATCGAACCGGTGGGCAGTCGCGCTTTGGTGCAGCGATTCGGAATCAAGGCCAGCTCAGCCACGGTTCGTTCGGCCATGGGAGCACTGGAACAGCGTGGACTCCTAACCCAGCCACACACTTCAGCAGGCCGGGTGCCCAGCCCCCAGGGCTACCGACACTATGTGGACTGCCTACTGCCCGAGCCCGGTGCGGGTGCCCATCACTTAGAGCGGGAATTGACCCAGCTGAGCCTGCGCTGGGCGGCACTGGATGACCTGCTGCTGCAGCTGGCACGCAGGCTGACCGATTTCACAGGTCTGATGAGCCTGATCAGCCCGCCGCAACGATCCCAGAGCCAGCTCAGAACTATTCGCCTGGTCCGCAGTGAAGACCGCCTGCTGGTGATGCTCGTGAGCGATTCCAGCCAGGCCCATCACCTCAATCTGCGGCTGCCCCACGGCAGTGCTAGTCAGGTTGAAGCCCTGGAACGCTGGACCTCCGACCAGCTGTTGCAGGCCGGGAAACTGAACTGGAGCTTTCTTCCACAGCAGCTGCAGCCCTGTGGGAAGGCACTCAAGGATGCTCTGGAGAACGGCAATCCCTTCCACCGCCCGATCGAGCAGGCACCTCTGGTGCATGGAGTGTCGAGACTGGTAGCCGAACCCGAATTCAGTGACAGCGCCAGGGTGAGGCCTCTTCTCGACCTGATGGACAGCGATCCGGCAGCATTTGTTCCTGCGCCTGCCTGGTCAGACGGGCGAGTGTGGATTGGCCAGGAGCATCCGCAGACAGCGCTCAGCCGCTGCTCAGTAATCCATGCCAGTTATCGCAGCGGTGACGGAGGTGTGGGGCAGGTTGCCTTAATCGGGCCGATGCGTATGGCCTACGCAACCGCCCGAGCAGCCGTGAACTCCGTTGCAGTCACCCTGGAGCGCTTGCTCAGCTGA
- the ndhI gene encoding NAD(P)H-quinone oxidoreductase subunit I, which translates to MFGFLKQVGDYTRDAVDAARNLTQGLAVTFDHMKRRPVTVQYPYEKLIPSERYRGRIHYEFDKCIACEVCVRVCPINLPVVDWVMNKATKKKELRNYSIDFGVCIFCGNCVEYCPTNCLSMTEEYELAAFDRHSLNYDNVALGRLPTSVTTDPSVLPLRELAYLPAGELDPHVVDPDRPRAGQRPEQVLAAMKSAAAVSTVDAGESTTVTTDPKESAE; encoded by the coding sequence ATGTTCGGTTTTCTCAAACAGGTTGGTGACTACACCAGAGATGCCGTGGACGCCGCGCGCAATCTCACGCAGGGTCTGGCTGTCACCTTCGACCACATGAAGCGCCGTCCTGTGACGGTGCAGTACCCCTACGAAAAGCTGATCCCTTCTGAGAGGTACCGGGGACGGATCCATTACGAGTTCGACAAATGCATTGCCTGCGAAGTTTGCGTGCGTGTCTGCCCGATCAATCTTCCCGTGGTGGATTGGGTGATGAACAAAGCCACCAAAAAGAAAGAGCTGCGGAATTACTCGATTGATTTCGGGGTCTGCATCTTCTGCGGAAACTGCGTTGAGTATTGCCCCACCAATTGCCTCTCGATGACGGAGGAGTATGAGTTGGCGGCATTTGACCGTCACAGCCTCAATTACGACAACGTCGCCCTTGGGCGTCTCCCTACCAGCGTGACCACAGACCCATCAGTTCTGCCGTTGCGCGAACTTGCTTACCTTCCTGCTGGAGAGCTGGATCCCCATGTTGTCGATCCCGATCGTCCTCGTGCCGGTCAGCGACCCGAACAGGTGTTGGCGGCCATGAAGTCAGCCGCAGCTGTGTCAACAGTGGATGCGGGAGAATCGACCACAGTGACCACTGATCCTAAGGAGAGTGCCGAATGA
- a CDS encoding methylenetetrahydrofolate reductase has translation MGSALQRSLEAGVVTVTAEVMPPRGGDPSHTLAMANLLRDWVQAINVTDGSRAVMRMSSLAVCRLLLDAGLEPVLQMAGRDRNRIGIQADLLGAHALGIRNLLCLTGDSVKAGDQPSVRPVHELESVRLLQQVSAFNRGEDPVKECLPDGPTSLFAGAAADPHCASWSGLKRRLERKREAGARFVQTQMVMDPQVLERFCRDMAAPMELPVLAGVFLLKSARNASFINQKVPGANIPDSLIARLDASSDPVAEGIAIAAEQVRQFAGIAQGVHVMAVRAEERIPEVLERAGLSSQQS, from the coding sequence TTGGGTTCAGCGCTGCAGCGCAGTCTTGAGGCTGGTGTCGTCACAGTCACAGCTGAGGTGATGCCGCCCCGGGGGGGAGATCCCAGTCATACCCTTGCTATGGCCAATCTCCTGCGGGACTGGGTTCAGGCCATCAATGTCACTGACGGCAGCCGCGCTGTGATGCGCATGAGCAGTCTGGCGGTGTGCCGCTTGCTTTTGGACGCCGGTCTTGAGCCTGTGCTGCAGATGGCTGGACGTGATCGCAATCGCATTGGGATTCAGGCAGATCTGCTTGGTGCCCATGCACTCGGTATCCGTAATTTGCTCTGTCTCACTGGGGATTCAGTGAAGGCCGGTGATCAACCTTCCGTTCGCCCGGTGCATGAATTGGAGTCGGTGCGGCTGCTGCAACAAGTGAGCGCTTTCAATCGGGGTGAGGACCCTGTTAAGGAGTGCCTGCCCGATGGCCCCACCTCTTTGTTTGCAGGAGCTGCCGCTGATCCTCACTGTGCCAGCTGGTCGGGGCTCAAGCGCAGGCTTGAGCGTAAACGCGAAGCAGGTGCTCGTTTCGTTCAGACCCAGATGGTGATGGATCCGCAGGTACTGGAGCGTTTTTGCCGAGACATGGCTGCTCCGATGGAGCTGCCTGTTCTGGCAGGGGTGTTTCTGCTCAAGTCGGCTAGGAATGCCAGCTTTATTAATCAGAAGGTTCCTGGAGCCAACATCCCAGACAGCCTGATCGCGCGATTGGATGCCTCCTCAGACCCTGTGGCCGAAGGCATCGCCATCGCGGCTGAGCAGGTCAGGCAATTTGCCGGGATTGCTCAGGGCGTTCACGTGATGGCCGTGAGAGCGGAAGAGCGGATTCCTGAGGTGCTTGAGCGAGCTGGGCTCAGCTCGCAGCAGTCGTGA
- a CDS encoding rhodanese-like domain-containing protein: MNGPTPKPLKASELNDWLRQNADLTVVDVREQQELAIAPFPHPVRHLPLSDAENWIGTIDEELPQGGSIVVLCHAGVRSWNFGCWLLENRPSLDVWNLEGGIDAWSLMVDSEVPRY; the protein is encoded by the coding sequence ATGAATGGACCGACCCCAAAACCCCTCAAAGCCAGCGAACTGAACGACTGGCTGCGCCAGAACGCCGATTTGACCGTTGTGGATGTGCGGGAGCAACAAGAGTTGGCGATCGCTCCATTTCCGCATCCGGTCAGGCATCTACCCCTCAGTGATGCTGAAAACTGGATAGGGACCATCGATGAGGAGCTGCCGCAGGGTGGCTCGATCGTGGTGCTATGCCATGCCGGTGTACGCAGCTGGAATTTCGGTTGCTGGCTGCTCGAGAATCGACCGTCACTGGACGTTTGGAACCTTGAGGGTGGCATTGACGCCTGGAGCCTCATGGTGGATTCCGAAGTGCCGCGCTACTGA
- the nuoK gene encoding NADH-quinone oxidoreductase subunit NuoK produces the protein MLSELLSGSVPLEAYLLIAAVLFCTGVWGLINSRNAVRVLMSIELMLNGVNINLMAFSSYVDGQLIRGQIFSVFVITVAAAEAAVGLAILLSLYRNRVTVDMERFNLLRW, from the coding sequence ATGCTCTCCGAGCTGCTGTCCGGTTCCGTTCCTCTCGAGGCTTATCTGCTAATCGCTGCAGTTCTTTTTTGCACTGGCGTCTGGGGGCTGATCAACAGTCGTAATGCTGTGAGGGTGCTGATGAGTATTGAGCTGATGCTCAATGGTGTGAACATCAATTTGATGGCGTTCTCGTCCTATGTCGATGGCCAGTTGATCCGTGGTCAGATCTTTTCAGTGTTTGTGATCACCGTGGCTGCTGCAGAAGCGGCAGTTGGTCTGGCCATTCTTTTGTCGCTCTATCGCAATCGCGTCACAGTGGACATGGAACGCTTCAATCTTCTGCGCTGGTAG
- a CDS encoding NAD(+) kinase translates to MLLQRVWLIYRAESPLALKEAKACAKTLESLGVTVSVAMSGLSADPFPGLLASEPELPDLAVVLGGDGTVLGAARHLAVYDVPILCFNVGGHLGFLTHEPGLIRRDGLWRRLQDDHFAMERRMMLEAVVNRADDLHCSVSGEGGQTEDDTERHWALNDLYLRPCQEDLAPTCTLELEIDGEVVDQVRGDGLILATPTGSTGYAMAAGGPILHPGIDAIIVSPICPMSLSSRPVVLPPRSRLVIWPLGDGYRPVKLWKDGASGPVLCPGECCVIQRAPHHALMVQLEQSPSYYRTLSRKLHWAGSLVDTIPSPN, encoded by the coding sequence ATGCTGCTGCAACGGGTCTGGTTGATCTACAGAGCTGAAAGCCCTCTGGCTCTTAAAGAGGCCAAGGCCTGCGCCAAGACGCTGGAGTCACTTGGCGTGACTGTTTCCGTGGCGATGAGCGGTCTCAGTGCCGATCCCTTTCCAGGTCTTCTCGCGTCGGAACCGGAACTTCCTGATCTAGCGGTGGTGCTTGGAGGCGATGGCACAGTTCTCGGCGCTGCAAGGCATCTGGCTGTATATGACGTGCCAATTCTCTGTTTCAACGTTGGCGGTCATCTCGGCTTCCTCACCCATGAACCAGGGCTGATTCGGCGCGATGGTTTGTGGCGACGCCTGCAGGATGATCATTTCGCGATGGAACGCCGCATGATGCTGGAGGCTGTCGTGAATCGCGCGGATGACCTCCACTGTTCTGTGTCTGGAGAAGGAGGCCAGACCGAGGATGACACTGAGCGTCACTGGGCTCTGAATGATCTGTATCTGCGTCCCTGTCAGGAAGATCTTGCGCCCACCTGCACCCTGGAACTGGAGATTGATGGGGAAGTGGTCGATCAAGTGCGGGGTGATGGTCTGATCCTGGCGACACCAACCGGTTCAACCGGCTATGCCATGGCAGCAGGAGGACCCATTCTTCACCCAGGAATTGACGCCATCATCGTGAGCCCCATCTGTCCGATGAGTCTGTCCAGTCGTCCGGTGGTGCTTCCACCGAGGTCGAGATTGGTGATCTGGCCCCTTGGAGACGGCTATCGACCGGTGAAGCTTTGGAAAGATGGCGCCAGTGGGCCGGTGCTCTGCCCTGGTGAATGCTGCGTGATTCAAAGGGCTCCTCACCATGCGCTGATGGTTCAGCTAGAGCAGTCGCCTTCCTACTACCGAACTCTTTCACGCAAGTTGCACTGGGCTGGGAGCCTGGTGGACACCATTCCCTCGCCCAACTGA
- a CDS encoding DUF3352 domain-containing protein has protein sequence MKGRSFLLALVAVAMVLLTLALGFWWAMARQSPLRIMDRSLELPRAARFMPTDAALTLHWLVDPRQVPSYAQAVAPVRQRRLVNESTRQLRDGAFALAGLDFGTELAGWIGPEVSFAVLDAPAQQSGEQPKEGWVLALSSRDEDGAKRFLQRFWQTRSLAGTDLQISRYRGMGLISGRGALLGRDPQPIATALIDDDLLLLASGRGVLEQALDVSQLDSQHQLGNPVLASDLQSFGRGAAVLIANPGAMDRWLGVPSAITAREDLQVLVAALTPRGSDLALDAVVHFREPRIPVESQTTDSNALLNDAGGDAETVALLTNPAALLAADANEPLAQWIAPLLRKSIESAPTGAAAAVVELDEGPMLWQQGQQGWVLGTWPNRPDPEMVDGRLQELGLTGSTLDSEGQSVQVWTRLARQRRRGEESLQAELAVALERHTGVNWWAETLDGLRRRGESGDLIQRKLQLQELESSSQSVLAQQLALAAAPSRLYLGQWRPWELVQGVAGRSLLPAVQGLSIAAGADQNAASVQDERVSSLRLRARLQLG, from the coding sequence ATGAAAGGGCGCTCGTTCCTGCTGGCTCTTGTCGCCGTGGCCATGGTGCTGCTCACGCTTGCACTGGGATTCTGGTGGGCCATGGCTCGTCAGAGTCCGCTGCGGATCATGGACCGCTCACTTGAGTTGCCCCGGGCTGCCCGTTTCATGCCCACTGATGCAGCCCTGACCCTGCACTGGTTGGTCGACCCCCGTCAGGTGCCTTCTTATGCCCAGGCCGTTGCACCAGTTCGCCAACGTCGACTCGTGAATGAAAGCACCCGTCAGCTCAGAGATGGTGCTTTTGCTCTAGCCGGACTTGACTTCGGCACTGAGCTGGCCGGCTGGATTGGGCCCGAGGTCAGCTTTGCCGTGCTTGACGCTCCTGCTCAGCAGTCCGGTGAACAACCCAAGGAGGGCTGGGTCCTGGCACTGTCGAGCCGCGATGAAGATGGTGCCAAGCGCTTTCTGCAGCGCTTCTGGCAGACCCGAAGCCTGGCAGGCACTGATCTGCAGATCTCCCGCTACCGCGGTATGGGGCTGATTAGCGGACGTGGTGCCCTGCTGGGAAGGGACCCCCAACCGATCGCTACCGCCTTGATTGATGACGATCTGCTGTTGCTGGCCTCAGGGCGAGGCGTGCTTGAACAGGCGCTTGATGTCTCTCAGCTAGACAGTCAACATCAGCTTGGAAACCCTGTCCTCGCATCTGATCTCCAGAGCTTCGGTCGCGGTGCCGCTGTTCTCATTGCCAACCCTGGTGCCATGGACCGCTGGCTGGGGGTCCCCTCAGCGATCACGGCTCGAGAAGACCTGCAGGTGCTGGTGGCAGCACTAACACCGCGGGGCTCTGATCTAGCGCTTGATGCCGTGGTCCACTTTCGTGAGCCTCGGATTCCTGTGGAATCTCAGACCACGGACAGCAATGCGTTGCTGAACGATGCCGGCGGCGATGCAGAGACAGTCGCTCTGCTGACCAATCCTGCGGCTCTGCTGGCTGCCGATGCCAACGAGCCCCTGGCCCAGTGGATCGCGCCCCTGCTGCGGAAGTCGATCGAATCCGCTCCGACCGGCGCCGCGGCTGCGGTCGTCGAACTCGATGAGGGGCCCATGCTCTGGCAGCAGGGTCAGCAGGGCTGGGTGCTGGGGACCTGGCCTAATCGTCCCGATCCCGAAATGGTGGATGGGCGGCTTCAGGAGCTCGGTTTGACAGGTTCCACCCTCGACAGCGAAGGCCAGTCTGTTCAGGTCTGGACCCGCCTTGCCCGTCAGCGTCGTCGCGGGGAGGAGTCGCTTCAGGCTGAGCTTGCTGTCGCTCTGGAACGCCATACCGGTGTGAACTGGTGGGCAGAGACATTGGATGGTTTGCGCCGTCGCGGCGAGAGTGGTGATCTGATTCAGCGAAAGCTGCAGCTACAGGAGCTCGAGTCCTCGAGCCAGTCAGTGCTGGCTCAGCAACTGGCCCTCGCTGCGGCCCCTAGTCGTTTGTATCTGGGTCAGTGGCGACCCTGGGAGTTGGTGCAGGGAGTGGCAGGTCGATCACTACTGCCGGCTGTTCAAGGCCTGTCCATCGCCGCTGGGGCTGACCAGAACGCCGCCTCCGTGCAGGATGAACGTGTGAGCAGCCTGCGTCTGCGTGCGCGACTCCAGCTCGGTTGA
- a CDS encoding LuxR C-terminal-related transcriptional regulator: protein MVNGDGHGSSNISLSTREVEIIELVAEGLTNQEIAERLTISKRTVDNHVSNVFTKTGSKNRVALLNWAMDHGKICRDGFNCCLLPESSVDAS, encoded by the coding sequence ATGGTGAATGGCGATGGACATGGGTCCTCGAACATCTCACTCTCGACACGGGAGGTTGAAATCATCGAACTGGTGGCAGAGGGATTGACCAACCAGGAAATTGCAGAGCGGCTCACCATCAGCAAACGGACAGTCGACAATCACGTGAGCAACGTGTTCACCAAGACTGGGTCGAAGAACAGAGTTGCTCTGCTCAACTGGGCAATGGATCACGGAAAAATCTGCCGCGATGGCTTCAACTGTTGCCTGCTCCCGGAATCATCCGTTGACGCGTCCTGA
- a CDS encoding CYTH domain-containing protein, whose amino-acid sequence MPLEIERRFLVTGSGWRAHAGEPQHLRQGYLASSEQGFTVRVRLRADGEAWLTMKAPAEGIARHEFEYELPSADSEALWTLAPNRLIKTRFVLSLPGGEWVVDCFEGANAPLVLAEVELSDASDAFDLPAWCGQEVTGESLWSNAALAHQPISSWSLEVRARHGLVRN is encoded by the coding sequence ATGCCCCTTGAGATCGAACGCCGTTTCTTGGTGACAGGATCTGGCTGGCGTGCCCATGCTGGGGAGCCACAGCACCTCAGGCAGGGTTATCTGGCTTCGAGTGAGCAAGGTTTCACAGTGCGGGTGCGGCTTCGGGCGGACGGGGAAGCCTGGCTCACTATGAAGGCACCGGCGGAGGGAATCGCCCGTCATGAGTTCGAATACGAACTGCCGTCTGCCGATTCCGAAGCCCTCTGGACTCTTGCACCCAATCGACTCATCAAAACCCGTTTTGTCTTGTCGCTTCCTGGCGGCGAGTGGGTGGTTGATTGCTTTGAAGGAGCTAATGCACCGCTTGTGTTGGCTGAGGTAGAGCTCAGTGATGCTTCAGATGCCTTTGATCTTCCTGCGTGGTGTGGTCAGGAGGTCACAGGCGAAAGCCTCTGGAGCAATGCAGCACTGGCTCATCAGCCGATTTCAAGCTGGTCTCTGGAGGTGAGAGCGCGGCATGGCCTGGTGCGGAATTGA